One genomic region from Leptospira tipperaryensis encodes:
- a CDS encoding DUF1554 domain-containing protein, with product MINRLALSYGLEIRGTFVFLRLILFCAIFSFLFFSCTVWPVLTVAATKNSERSDSSASVAFLALVQGGDSSVGSTNTSSTPVETSNTCAATGCSIFLTVAFTGNMGGIVGADSSCATAASGRSAPGNTSGYKALLMTDDGTRDLTNSWVLYPNTTYQSLDNSNLPIGTTNGAGQLPTTLANEITGSGGNLVYTGMNTTGPSWAPKTGTNCLNWTTASNSVSGWFGSSNAPNSEFDAGGARTCDVFLALYCVQR from the coding sequence ATGATCAATCGACTTGCTCTTTCTTATGGATTAGAGATAAGAGGAACTTTCGTTTTTCTGCGGCTAATTCTTTTCTGTGCAATTTTTTCTTTCTTATTTTTTTCCTGTACGGTTTGGCCCGTTCTTACCGTTGCCGCGACTAAGAATTCTGAAAGATCGGATTCTTCGGCTTCCGTTGCGTTTCTTGCTTTGGTTCAAGGCGGAGATTCTTCCGTAGGTTCCACTAACACTTCTTCGACGCCCGTTGAGACTTCGAACACGTGCGCAGCCACCGGCTGTTCCATATTTTTAACTGTGGCGTTTACAGGAAATATGGGAGGAATCGTCGGAGCTGATTCGAGTTGTGCTACGGCGGCTTCCGGAAGATCGGCGCCGGGGAATACTTCCGGATATAAGGCGCTTCTCATGACCGATGACGGGACTCGGGACTTAACCAATTCTTGGGTTCTCTATCCGAATACGACGTATCAAAGTTTAGATAATAGTAACTTACCGATCGGAACAACCAATGGCGCGGGTCAACTTCCAACAACATTAGCCAACGAAATCACGGGCTCCGGAGGAAACTTAGTTTACACCGGAATGAACACAACCGGCCCAAGTTGGGCTCCAAAGACTGGCACAAATTGTCTTAACTGGACGACCGCTTCCAATTCGGTTTCCGGCTGGTTCGGAAGTAGCAATGCTCCGAATTCGGAATTTGATGCCGGAGGCGCTCGAACTTGCGACGTCTTTCTTGCGCTTTATTGCGTGCAACGATAA
- a CDS encoding OmpA family protein produces the protein MYQKNGNYLFAWGFCIGIFSLILNCHQTIIIPSKSPRLGESIKGVKSTSRSYVLGYFEGSHSKAECSEGVENFRIFRSFSDFVIHIFIGGIYNTRSVEIECVRPKLDFAAIQKSGSMILKGVHFNSNSDQLLNESIIILDELSRYLRANSDLRILIVGHTDLNGNQKRNEVLSLERASATKTFLISKGIDSPRMEIKGLGSKRPILRSLDERASSLNRRIEIQVLREREDDSLANKRIETEDDSDKKYSTKVIFRDGTTLKGNITNQTANAIQFERNGEVQEILKSRIRKIEYIRR, from the coding sequence ATGTATCAAAAAAACGGGAACTATCTTTTTGCGTGGGGATTTTGTATCGGTATCTTCTCCTTGATTTTGAATTGTCACCAGACGATCATTATTCCATCCAAGTCGCCGCGTCTTGGAGAATCTATCAAAGGAGTGAAGTCCACTTCCAGAAGTTACGTTCTCGGATATTTCGAAGGAAGTCATTCGAAAGCCGAATGTTCAGAAGGAGTCGAAAATTTTAGAATCTTTCGAAGTTTCTCCGACTTCGTGATCCATATTTTTATCGGAGGCATCTACAATACTCGAAGTGTAGAAATAGAATGTGTACGTCCAAAATTGGATTTTGCTGCGATACAAAAATCGGGTTCCATGATTTTAAAAGGAGTTCATTTTAATTCGAACTCGGATCAGCTTCTAAACGAATCGATTATCATTTTGGACGAGTTGTCAAGATATCTAAGAGCCAATTCCGATCTAAGAATTTTGATCGTTGGACATACCGATCTCAATGGAAATCAAAAAAGAAACGAGGTCCTTTCTTTGGAAAGAGCTTCCGCGACAAAGACGTTTCTGATTTCCAAAGGAATCGATTCTCCTCGTATGGAAATCAAAGGACTTGGATCCAAGAGACCGATACTCCGAAGTTTGGACGAACGCGCTTCCTCTCTCAATCGAAGAATTGAAATTCAAGTTTTGAGAGAACGTGAGGACGATAGCCTCGCGAACAAACGGATTGAAACCGAGGACGACTCGGACAAAAAGTATTCTACGAAAGTGATCTTTAGAGACGGAACTACGTTAAAAGGAAATATTACAAATCAAACGGCGAACGCTATCCAATTTGAAAGAAACGGAGAAGTTCAGGAAATTCTAAAAAGTAGAATTAGAAAAATAGAATACATCCGCCGTTAA
- a CDS encoding DUF1554 domain-containing protein gives MLVVLFPLISCTVWPILTTAVVPTSEPANSSSSLALLLLAGGNSSPTTTGSAIPTSGASTCATSGCSLFLTSVPNGNFGGVAGADASCAAQAAVIGAPGNAAGYKAILMAEDGTRTLTTSWVLYPNTNYFSLDNSNLLVSATDANGQFAATLTNEITPSPSLAYTGIDTSGATWIPRSGQSCVNAGASWTSVSGSVTGWVANPNSAGIEMGGAGTLTCATAAMIYCVQR, from the coding sequence ATGTTAGTTGTCTTGTTCCCTTTGATCTCTTGTACGGTCTGGCCGATTCTTACCACCGCCGTAGTCCCGACGTCCGAACCTGCAAATTCGTCCTCTTCCCTTGCCCTACTTTTATTGGCAGGAGGGAATTCTTCACCTACTACAACTGGATCGGCGATTCCGACTTCCGGCGCGAGTACCTGTGCGACCTCGGGATGTTCTCTTTTTCTAACTTCCGTGCCCAATGGAAATTTTGGAGGAGTCGCCGGAGCTGACGCGAGTTGTGCTGCTCAAGCCGCCGTGATCGGAGCTCCTGGAAACGCAGCGGGTTACAAGGCGATCCTCATGGCTGAGGACGGAACGAGAACTCTAACCACATCTTGGGTCTTGTATCCCAACACGAATTATTTTAGTCTCGATAACAGTAATTTATTGGTCTCTGCCACCGATGCGAACGGTCAATTTGCAGCGACTCTAACAAACGAAATTACGCCTTCTCCTTCGTTAGCTTATACCGGCATCGATACGAGCGGTGCTACTTGGATTCCGAGATCAGGACAAAGTTGCGTTAACGCGGGCGCTTCTTGGACGAGCGTGAGCGGCTCGGTAACCGGTTGGGTGGCGAATCCCAATTCGGCCGGTATAGAAATGGGAGGGGCCGGAACTCTCACCTGTGCTACGGCCGCGATGATATATTGTGTACAGAGATAA
- a CDS encoding Bor/Iss family lipoprotein, with the protein MKLNYIFIILFSVSISFCQHARVELAPIVKQKGKFETKREPILLKQNYYLMGLLPRKIEYDESNVCPERGIKEIHQYSSLTNVLLEQITLGIYSPRSLEIFCY; encoded by the coding sequence TTGAAATTAAATTATATATTTATAATATTATTCTCCGTCTCGATTTCTTTTTGCCAACACGCCAGAGTCGAACTCGCTCCTATCGTAAAGCAGAAAGGGAAATTTGAAACAAAGAGAGAACCGATTCTTCTAAAACAAAATTATTACTTAATGGGCTTGTTACCAAGAAAGATAGAATACGACGAATCGAATGTTTGTCCGGAAAGAGGAATCAAAGAAATCCATCAGTATTCTTCTCTTACGAACGTACTGCTCGAACAAATAACGTTAGGAATCTATTCTCCTCGTTCTTTGGAAATTTTTTGTTATTAA
- the polA gene encoding DNA polymerase I — translation MKRLLIIDGHAFVFRAYYAFGASNLTNSKTGKPSGATFGFFKMLFKLLQDYAPTHVAMTFDPGGPLERGKTFEEYKANRKPMPEDLRPQIKEVMETLSNIGFRVLKMDGHEADDIIGTLCENYKATAKEILIFSGDKDLYQLLEKKNIKMLRGKKGVTEFVEIDAGWVKEELGVDVKQIPDYMGIVGDTSDNIPGVKGIGDKGASKLLQDYKTLDGIYKNIDKIKNPSMKTKLSEQKENAYLSKALATIKRDLDLEITEKDIETPDYKSDQAILYFKSQGYNALSKDLAKSAGKEVPKDVEVSETKDETSVVPAGEKGNYKFITTVDELSKVCRGLLKSRILAVDTETTSPNPAMADLLGISFSNQEKTGFYVSVKNSASLFQEKSLTLEEVKEHLGPVLASEVPKVGQNIKYDLIVLENHGFVLNNIQFDTMLASYVLQPEGRRHNMDALAKDLLNYDTITYDDLVGTGKKKKELTDIDPEQVAEYAAEDADITFRLYQVLRKSIKDSGVEPILRDIELPLVPVLAEMEKHGIALDVPYFEELARDFDREIRHLESEIHKQAGAPFNIASTKELQKILFDQLKLRTVKKTQTGYSTDHEVLEELVGEHPIIEKLLEYRKYTKLKSTYVDALPKMVNPKTGRIHTSYNQTIAATGRLSSTDPNLQNIPIRDREGRLLRKGFVPGSSDYEILSLDYSQIELRIMAHVSKDPAMLDAYNHGLDIHRRTASALYGVPEKEVSPEMRDKAKVVNFSVIYGVTPYGLSRNLRISRDEAKSFIERYMTQYPGVKSYMDEMVAFAETNGYVQTLTGRRRPVADIHSTHKSAKEAAKRIAINSPIQGTSADMIKIAMISIHKEIQSQKLKSKLLLQVHDELVFEVHKKEKDDFKASMKKHMETAMPLDVPILVEGKFGVNWDEAH, via the coding sequence ATGAAACGTCTTCTCATCATCGACGGACACGCCTTCGTATTTCGGGCCTATTACGCGTTCGGCGCTTCCAACCTTACCAATTCCAAAACCGGAAAACCCAGCGGGGCTACATTCGGTTTTTTTAAAATGCTTTTTAAACTTCTTCAGGACTACGCGCCGACTCACGTAGCGATGACCTTTGATCCCGGCGGACCTCTCGAAAGGGGCAAAACCTTCGAAGAATACAAAGCAAATCGAAAGCCGATGCCGGAAGATCTCCGTCCTCAAATCAAAGAAGTGATGGAAACCCTTTCCAATATCGGATTTAGAGTCCTCAAAATGGACGGACACGAAGCCGACGATATCATCGGAACTCTTTGTGAAAACTACAAGGCCACTGCAAAAGAGATTCTGATTTTCTCTGGCGATAAGGATCTTTATCAACTATTAGAAAAGAAGAATATAAAGATGCTCCGAGGCAAAAAGGGAGTCACCGAATTCGTAGAAATCGACGCGGGTTGGGTCAAGGAAGAATTGGGAGTCGACGTAAAACAAATTCCGGATTATATGGGAATCGTCGGAGATACTTCGGATAATATTCCCGGAGTAAAAGGAATCGGAGACAAAGGCGCTTCCAAACTCCTTCAGGATTACAAAACCCTCGACGGTATTTATAAGAATATCGACAAGATTAAAAATCCTTCGATGAAGACAAAACTCTCGGAGCAAAAAGAAAACGCATATCTTTCCAAGGCTCTCGCGACGATCAAACGAGATCTTGATTTAGAAATCACCGAAAAAGATATCGAGACCCCGGATTACAAATCGGATCAGGCGATTCTTTATTTTAAATCGCAGGGATACAACGCGCTTTCCAAGGACCTCGCGAAGTCTGCAGGAAAAGAAGTTCCTAAGGACGTAGAAGTTTCCGAAACAAAAGACGAAACTTCCGTTGTTCCTGCGGGAGAAAAAGGAAATTATAAATTCATCACAACCGTGGACGAACTTTCGAAAGTTTGCAGAGGACTTTTGAAATCTAGAATTCTCGCGGTTGATACGGAGACAACTTCCCCCAATCCGGCGATGGCGGACCTTTTGGGAATTTCTTTTTCCAACCAGGAAAAGACCGGATTCTATGTTTCGGTTAAGAATTCAGCGTCTTTGTTTCAGGAAAAATCTTTGACTTTGGAAGAAGTCAAGGAACACCTCGGACCGGTTCTTGCGAGCGAGGTCCCGAAGGTAGGACAGAATATAAAGTACGATTTGATCGTATTAGAAAATCATGGTTTTGTGTTAAACAACATTCAGTTTGATACGATGTTGGCTTCTTACGTTCTTCAGCCGGAAGGAAGGCGTCACAATATGGACGCTCTCGCAAAGGATCTTCTGAACTACGATACGATCACTTACGACGATCTCGTGGGGACCGGAAAGAAAAAGAAAGAACTGACCGATATCGATCCGGAACAAGTCGCGGAATACGCAGCCGAAGACGCGGACATTACATTTCGACTTTATCAGGTTCTCAGAAAATCGATCAAGGATTCCGGAGTGGAACCGATTCTTCGGGACATAGAACTTCCTCTGGTTCCTGTTTTGGCCGAGATGGAAAAGCACGGGATCGCGTTGGACGTTCCTTACTTTGAAGAACTTGCAAGGGATTTTGATCGCGAGATTCGCCACTTGGAAAGTGAAATTCACAAACAAGCGGGTGCTCCGTTTAACATCGCTTCTACGAAGGAACTTCAAAAAATTCTTTTCGATCAACTCAAACTTCGAACCGTAAAAAAAACTCAGACCGGTTATTCTACCGATCACGAGGTTTTGGAAGAATTGGTGGGTGAACATCCGATCATTGAAAAACTTTTGGAATATAGAAAATATACGAAACTCAAGTCCACGTATGTAGACGCGCTTCCTAAAATGGTCAATCCCAAGACGGGAAGAATTCATACGAGCTACAATCAGACGATCGCTGCGACTGGAAGATTGTCTTCCACGGATCCGAATTTACAAAACATTCCGATTCGAGATCGAGAAGGACGTTTGCTTCGCAAGGGATTTGTTCCCGGTTCGAGCGATTATGAAATTCTCAGCTTGGATTATTCTCAGATCGAACTTAGGATCATGGCCCACGTTTCCAAGGATCCGGCGATGCTCGACGCCTACAACCACGGCCTTGACATTCACAGAAGAACCGCGTCGGCGCTTTACGGAGTTCCGGAAAAAGAAGTCAGCCCCGAAATGAGAGATAAGGCGAAGGTCGTCAACTTCTCCGTAATCTACGGAGTCACTCCTTACGGTCTGAGCCGCAATCTTAGAATTTCTCGAGACGAAGCGAAGTCTTTTATTGAACGTTATATGACACAGTACCCTGGCGTAAAAAGTTATATGGACGAGATGGTTGCCTTTGCGGAAACAAACGGTTATGTTCAGACTCTTACGGGAAGACGTCGTCCTGTCGCTGATATTCATAGCACTCATAAGTCCGCAAAGGAAGCGGCTAAAAGAATCGCGATCAACAGTCCGATTCAAGGAACGAGCGCCGATATGATCAAGATTGCGATGATCTCGATTCATAAAGAGATACAAAGCCAGAAATTAAAATCGAAACTGCTCCTGCAAGTTCACGACGAATTGGTTTTTGAAGTTCACAAAAAGGAAAAGGATGACTTCAAGGCTTCCATGAAAAAGCACATGGAGACAGCGATGCCTTTGGACGTTCCGATTCTTGTGGAAGGCAAATTCGGAGTCAATTGGGACGAGGCTCACTAA
- a CDS encoding glycosyltransferase gives MILHIDTETGWRGGERQLLLLAEGLKKKKIPQLILGKPGSALESRCSDHGLPFEALAMKGEWDLASVKAIRAIVEERKIRLIHTHTAKAHTLALFAKSKLPTTKLVVSRRVDFSIRKNLFSIWKYKSKRNDLFLTVSNKIREILLRDGVDPAKTVTVHSGIDFSFTKKLPDPARYKKEFSIKKDTIVIGNVAALVDHKDQKTLLHAVAKIDPSKNFKLLILGEGELRKELEDLTASLGISDRVIFTGYRQDVPDILSLFDIFTLTSKEEGLGTSILDAMAVGLPVVATKGGGIGEMLTHEKGAFLAEVGDSDALAKYYEILIDDLKLRKNFGTFNKESVKRFSIKNTIRKTELAYYSFLGEALFGATE, from the coding sequence GTGATTTTGCATATAGATACAGAAACCGGCTGGAGAGGAGGAGAAAGACAACTTCTCCTTTTGGCGGAAGGCCTAAAGAAAAAAAAGATTCCTCAACTCATCCTGGGCAAACCGGGATCCGCTTTGGAAAGCCGTTGTTCCGACCATGGACTTCCTTTTGAAGCGCTGGCGATGAAAGGAGAATGGGATCTCGCCTCCGTGAAGGCGATACGAGCGATCGTCGAAGAAAGAAAAATTCGACTCATCCACACTCACACAGCAAAGGCACACACACTCGCCCTCTTTGCAAAATCAAAACTTCCGACAACAAAGCTCGTCGTTTCCAGACGCGTTGATTTTAGTATTCGGAAGAATCTATTCTCCATCTGGAAATACAAATCCAAACGCAACGATCTCTTTCTCACTGTTTCCAATAAAATTCGGGAAATTCTTCTGAGAGACGGAGTCGATCCTGCAAAGACGGTTACCGTTCACAGTGGAATCGATTTCTCTTTTACAAAAAAATTACCGGACCCGGCGCGTTATAAAAAAGAATTCTCTATTAAAAAAGATACAATCGTGATCGGAAACGTGGCCGCGCTCGTAGATCACAAAGATCAAAAAACTCTTCTTCACGCGGTGGCAAAGATCGATCCTTCTAAAAATTTCAAACTTCTCATTCTTGGAGAAGGGGAACTCAGGAAAGAATTGGAAGACCTAACTGCTTCATTAGGAATTTCTGATAGAGTTATTTTTACGGGTTATAGACAGGACGTTCCGGACATTCTTTCCCTTTTTGATATTTTTACTCTGACATCCAAAGAAGAAGGACTCGGAACTTCGATTCTCGACGCGATGGCGGTCGGTCTTCCGGTCGTTGCAACCAAAGGAGGAGGAATCGGGGAAATGCTTACTCACGAAAAAGGCGCTTTTCTCGCCGAAGTCGGAGATTCCGATGCTCTTGCAAAATATTATGAAATTCTTATAGATGATTTGAAACTCAGAAAAAATTTCGGAACGTTTAACAAGGAATCCGTAAAAAGATTCTCCATCAAAAACACGATCCGAAAAACGGAACTCGCATACTATTCCTTTTTAGGGGAAGCACTTTTCGGAGCAACAGAATGA
- a CDS encoding methyl-accepting chemotaxis protein, with protein sequence MNRSSLKFILLIFGISILFALTGIVSGTAYWIGRKKITETHISQMKGVIAVVGLEFDSFLTTHENLAWTLAEDPRTLQSLKSGTPIAAEYYKSIMDRFAVYENVFICSLDSNAKVIVDGIGGKSIGFKIEGAGIEKSLLATKEGKSYLAKATKSPITGKPVALLSVPIMEGNRAIGLLGIALSFDSISEKILKEIKIGEQGYVSAMNQDGIVIAHPKKELILNLDVSKESYGQQMLNLKTGEVMEFTFRGADRFSTVFRLDHWGISIVAIQPKSEVREALVALLVLIVLAGVFTASISAYLLYVLLKKRLNPLENASALFKDMAEGNLTSDIQIVYDDEIGSMSRDMNSFIKSLRNSLKEIQTISSELVVSSEELTASSDSFAAGAQATAASTEEMSATVEELSAGMDNISSGTDRQYKNIVEFHNNIKTLSSSVREIGMEINHALQLTQGISTQAVKGEESLGQMKTMVQNIIKSSGEMSAIIGIINDISDQTSLLALNAAIEAARAGEAGKGFAVVAEEISKLSEKTAASIKSISAMIMRNNQELDSGASGIQSSSEVIHEIILSTDIVSKAMLKLHGITSSQEGINVQVAERADKVGQDAEFVKRAMDEQKQAFHEITQVIVQINDHTISTASGSEEISASAKGLELSAENLRRITDRFTL encoded by the coding sequence ATGAATCGCAGTAGTCTTAAGTTTATTCTTCTGATTTTCGGAATTTCTATTTTATTTGCTCTTACTGGAATCGTATCCGGAACCGCGTATTGGATCGGGAGAAAGAAAATCACAGAAACCCATATCAGCCAGATGAAAGGGGTGATAGCGGTTGTTGGTCTTGAATTCGATTCTTTCTTAACGACTCACGAAAATCTGGCTTGGACTTTAGCCGAAGATCCGAGAACCCTGCAGTCCCTAAAATCAGGCACGCCGATTGCTGCGGAATATTATAAAAGCATAATGGATAGATTTGCGGTTTATGAAAACGTATTTATCTGCTCCTTGGATTCCAACGCAAAAGTTATAGTGGACGGAATCGGAGGCAAGAGTATCGGTTTTAAGATCGAAGGCGCAGGAATCGAGAAAAGTTTACTCGCGACAAAAGAAGGTAAGTCTTATCTTGCGAAGGCTACAAAATCCCCGATCACCGGAAAACCAGTCGCCTTACTTTCGGTTCCGATCATGGAAGGAAATCGCGCGATCGGGCTTCTCGGTATCGCGCTCTCTTTCGATTCTATCTCCGAAAAAATTCTAAAAGAAATTAAAATCGGGGAACAAGGTTATGTTTCCGCGATGAATCAAGACGGAATCGTCATCGCACATCCTAAAAAGGAACTGATCTTGAATTTGGACGTATCGAAAGAATCTTACGGTCAACAGATGTTGAATTTAAAAACCGGAGAAGTGATGGAATTTACTTTTCGCGGAGCCGATCGATTTTCCACAGTCTTTCGATTGGATCACTGGGGAATTTCAATCGTTGCGATCCAACCAAAATCGGAAGTGAGAGAAGCGTTAGTCGCTCTTTTGGTTCTAATCGTTCTTGCCGGAGTTTTCACCGCGTCGATATCGGCTTATCTTCTCTACGTTCTTCTAAAGAAACGATTGAATCCTCTTGAAAACGCGAGCGCCCTCTTTAAGGATATGGCCGAGGGAAACCTGACTTCGGACATTCAGATCGTCTACGACGACGAAATCGGTTCTATGAGCCGAGATATGAATTCGTTTATCAAAAGTTTGCGCAATTCTTTAAAAGAGATTCAAACCATTTCCTCGGAATTGGTTGTTTCCTCCGAAGAGTTGACAGCTTCTTCCGATTCTTTCGCCGCCGGCGCTCAAGCGACAGCGGCCTCCACTGAAGAAATGTCGGCAACGGTGGAAGAGTTATCTGCGGGAATGGATAACATATCATCGGGAACCGATCGACAGTATAAGAATATAGTAGAATTTCATAATAATATAAAAACCCTTTCTTCCAGCGTAAGAGAGATCGGAATGGAAATCAATCACGCCCTCCAGTTAACGCAAGGCATTTCTACGCAAGCCGTCAAAGGAGAAGAATCTCTAGGACAGATGAAGACGATGGTTCAGAACATCATCAAGTCCTCCGGAGAAATGTCAGCTATCATCGGGATTATCAATGATATTTCCGATCAGACTTCTCTTCTCGCTTTGAACGCGGCTATTGAAGCGGCGAGAGCCGGAGAAGCGGGAAAAGGTTTCGCTGTGGTCGCGGAAGAAATTTCCAAACTTTCGGAAAAAACCGCGGCGTCCATCAAATCGATCAGCGCGATGATTATGAGAAACAATCAAGAATTGGATTCCGGTGCGAGCGGCATTCAATCTTCTTCCGAAGTGATTCACGAGATCATATTGAGTACGGATATCGTTTCGAAGGCGATGCTAAAGTTGCACGGAATTACGAGTTCTCAAGAAGGAATCAACGTGCAAGTCGCGGAGAGGGCCGACAAAGTCGGGCAAGACGCTGAATTCGTAAAACGAGCGATGGATGAACAGAAACAGGCGTTTCACGAAATCACGCAGGTGATCGTGCAGATCAACGATCATACGATTTCGACCGCTTCGGGATCCGAAGAAATTTCGGCCTCCGCAAAAGGATTAGAACTATCCGCGGAAAATCTGAGAAGAATCACGGATCGTTTCACTCTCTGA
- a CDS encoding aldo/keto reductase: MKPISRSHFLKRTAATLFSAGLSFPFSKLFSKEGSDMLTRTIQKTGEKIPAIGLGTWQTMDISVDSSELKTLREVWKEFLNQGGTVVDSSPMYGRSEEIVGVLAAELPEESRKKVFYATKVWTRGEAAGKTQIVDSFQKFKTDQIDLFQIHNLVDTQIHLKTLRSLKEKGKIRYIGLTHYVSSAFSEMERIAKSESIDFLQIPYSIVTREAEERILPFAEANGISVLINRPFEEGELFRRVRGKILPDYFKEWDCDSFGQAFLKFILSNTAVTCAIPATSKLSHLKDNIGAAHGRLPTGTDREEFKKRLLQIL; the protein is encoded by the coding sequence ATGAAGCCGATTTCCCGCTCTCATTTTCTAAAACGTACGGCCGCTACGTTATTCTCCGCAGGCCTCTCCTTTCCCTTTTCTAAATTATTTTCCAAAGAAGGTTCCGATATGTTGACGAGAACGATTCAAAAGACGGGTGAAAAAATTCCGGCGATCGGTCTGGGAACCTGGCAAACAATGGATATCTCCGTTGATTCTTCGGAGCTCAAAACCCTACGAGAGGTTTGGAAAGAATTTCTAAACCAGGGTGGAACCGTTGTGGATTCTTCTCCGATGTATGGAAGATCGGAAGAGATTGTCGGGGTTTTAGCGGCGGAATTACCGGAAGAATCCAGAAAGAAAGTTTTTTATGCGACAAAGGTTTGGACCAGAGGAGAAGCAGCGGGGAAAACACAGATCGTAGATTCATTTCAAAAATTTAAAACGGACCAAATTGATCTATTCCAAATTCATAATTTAGTAGATACTCAAATTCATCTCAAAACGTTACGTTCTCTCAAAGAAAAAGGAAAGATTCGTTATATCGGTCTTACACATTACGTTTCATCCGCTTTTTCGGAAATGGAACGAATTGCAAAATCGGAAAGTATAGATTTTTTACAAATTCCTTATTCGATCGTAACTCGGGAAGCGGAGGAAAGGATTCTTCCCTTTGCGGAAGCTAACGGAATTTCCGTTTTGATCAATCGGCCTTTTGAGGAAGGAGAATTGTTTCGAAGAGTTCGTGGGAAAATTCTTCCGGACTATTTTAAAGAGTGGGATTGTGATTCGTTTGGGCAGGCTTTTTTAAAGTTCATTCTTTCCAATACCGCGGTCACTTGTGCGATTCCTGCGACCTCCAAACTCTCGCATTTGAAAGACAATATAGGGGCCGCTCATGGAAGACTTCCTACGGGAACGGATCGGGAAGAATTTAAAAAGCGACTCTTGCAAATTTTATAA
- a CDS encoding class II glutamine amidotransferase, which yields MCELLGMSANVPTDISFSLTGLVQRGGKTGPHKDGWGIAFYEGKALRVFHDPTPGVESKIAEFVRKLPIKSETVISHIRKANRGKVELKNTHPFVREFLGSYWTFAHNGQFKKIKEESLGDFKPVGTTDSEYAFCWLLGKLKKKFKELPKDETKLFRAILKLVTELQTKGVSNLLFSDSKNLYSFCSTKLSWITRKSPFGKARLLDADLSVDFRKVTRPGDIVTVIATQPLTSNEQWNPCSPGEFQVWRKGRIVFSNS from the coding sequence ATGTGTGAACTCCTCGGAATGAGCGCTAATGTCCCGACAGACATCAGCTTCAGCCTTACAGGTCTTGTCCAGAGAGGCGGAAAAACGGGCCCTCACAAAGACGGCTGGGGAATCGCCTTCTACGAGGGAAAGGCCCTTCGCGTCTTTCACGACCCAACCCCTGGGGTAGAATCCAAAATCGCCGAGTTCGTCCGAAAACTTCCGATCAAGAGCGAAACCGTCATCAGTCATATCCGAAAGGCAAACCGGGGAAAAGTGGAACTGAAAAACACTCACCCCTTCGTCCGAGAATTTTTGGGTTCCTACTGGACCTTTGCCCACAATGGACAATTTAAGAAGATCAAAGAAGAATCCCTCGGTGATTTCAAGCCGGTCGGAACTACGGACTCCGAATACGCGTTTTGCTGGCTCCTGGGAAAGTTGAAGAAAAAATTCAAAGAACTTCCCAAAGACGAAACCAAACTTTTCCGGGCTATCTTAAAACTTGTGACGGAACTCCAGACAAAAGGAGTATCCAACCTCCTTTTCAGCGATTCCAAAAACCTCTATTCCTTTTGCTCGACCAAACTTTCTTGGATCACGAGAAAATCTCCCTTTGGAAAGGCCCGACTTCTGGACGCGGACCTCAGCGTGGACTTTCGAAAAGTGACCCGACCGGGCGACATAGTCACGGTCATCGCGACCCAACCGCTCACTTCCAACGAACAATGGAATCCTTGTTCTCCGGGAGAATTTCAAGTCTGGAGAAAGGGAAGGATTGTATTCTCCAACTCTTGA